Proteins encoded in a region of the Bacillus methanolicus genome:
- a CDS encoding cation diffusion facilitator family transporter — MNNHERFKKAEFAAIVGIAGNIILAILKYVIGIYANSKALIADAVHSASDIAGSLAVYVGLRAAKRPPDEDHPYGHGKAESVAAIIVAIFLLLVGIEIGKSSVEAFFEPIESPKMIAVVAVIISIIIKEWMFRYKYNLGKKLNSDALIVNAYEHRSDVYSSIAALIGIGAAIIGGKLGIEWLVYADPFVGVIVSIMVLKMAWDLGKESIHNTLDHVLHDEDTKELREIVENVPEVKKIDTLLAREHGHYVIIDLKISVDPQMTVEEGHRVGKRVKKKLLEVANVHNVLVHINPYNADNDEENRAIENREFLAER; from the coding sequence TTGAATAATCATGAACGATTTAAAAAAGCTGAGTTTGCAGCGATAGTTGGGATTGCAGGAAACATTATTCTGGCTATTTTAAAGTATGTGATAGGAATTTATGCCAACAGTAAAGCTCTCATTGCGGATGCGGTGCATTCAGCTTCTGACATAGCCGGTTCGTTAGCTGTGTATGTCGGATTGCGGGCTGCAAAAAGGCCGCCTGATGAAGATCACCCATATGGTCATGGGAAAGCGGAATCGGTTGCAGCGATCATCGTTGCCATATTTCTCCTTCTAGTTGGAATTGAAATAGGTAAAAGTTCGGTTGAAGCATTTTTTGAACCGATCGAATCGCCCAAAATGATCGCTGTGGTAGCAGTGATTATTTCTATCATCATAAAGGAGTGGATGTTTCGCTATAAATACAATTTAGGAAAGAAATTAAATAGTGATGCACTGATAGTCAACGCGTATGAGCACAGGTCTGATGTGTATTCTTCCATTGCTGCTCTTATTGGCATTGGGGCCGCGATCATCGGCGGAAAGCTAGGGATTGAATGGCTTGTTTACGCCGATCCTTTCGTAGGAGTCATTGTATCAATTATGGTACTAAAAATGGCATGGGATCTTGGGAAAGAATCCATTCATAACACACTTGACCATGTTTTGCACGACGAGGATACCAAGGAACTTCGAGAAATAGTTGAAAACGTGCCTGAAGTGAAAAAAATTGACACTTTACTTGCGAGAGAGCATGGCCACTACGTCATTATTGATTTAAAAATATCAGTTGACCCGCAAATGACCGTTGAAGAAGGCCATCGGGTCGGCAAGAGAGTAAAGAAAAAGCTTCTGGAAGTTGCCAATGTCCACAATGTGCTGGTTCATATTAATCCATACAATGCAGATAATGACGAAGAAAATAGAGCTATCGAAAATAGAGAGTTCTTAGCTGAAAGATGA